From the Dehalococcoidia bacterium genome, the window GTGGTCTCACCTGAAGAGCCCAATGGCGCCGAACTGCAGCTTGCCCTCAACGACAATCCGGCGGCGAAGGCCTACCAGGAGGCACTCTTCCGGCAGGGCCAGCGCGCCGCGGTCTTCTACACTGACGATTTGCAGCGGGATTACGACCGCCTCGCAGGGCTTGGCGTGAGGTTCACCATGCCGCTCACGAAGGAGGCCTGGGGTTCCGCGGCTACACTCGAAGACGGCTGCGGCAACCTTGTCCAGATAACCCAGCTAAGCTGGCAGGGTTAGGGCCGTGCAGTAGAGCGAGGAAGACATGACGACGAGGCAGGCGTCCGCCCAATCGGTTGCCCGGACAAGTAAGCGGTCCAGGGGACTAACGGAAGAGGAACGGGCCGCCCTGAGAGAGACCCTCCAGGAGCGGAAAGGCAAAGGGGATGG encodes:
- a CDS encoding VOC family protein produces the protein MKIKLTSIYVDDQEKALRFYTEVMGFVKKADVREGGYRWLTVVSPEEPNGAELQLALNDNPAAKAYQEALFRQGQRAAVFYTDDLQRDYDRLAGLGVRFTMPLTKEAWGSAATLEDGCGNLVQITQLSWQG